The genomic DNA TGAGTCTCATTGGACCACGTCCAGAGGCACCCGATTACGTCAAGCACTACACACAGACGCAGAAACAGGTCCTACAAGTGAAGCCAGGAATGACCGGTCCATCACAGCTCGCGAATCGCGATGAAGAGGAGAAACTCAAAGGTCAACTCGATGCGGAGCATTACTACATAACAGAGTTGATGCCAAAAAAGCTTGCGTTGGATCTCCACTATATTGCAACACAGAGCATCGCTGCTGATATAGGGTGGTTGCTAAAAACTTTTTGGGTGGTCATCTTCACACCGCGCCGCTCCAAATGAGGAATAAAGGTAAAATCGGTTATCGGTGAAGAGGTTTTCGTTAGCTCCAAGCATATAGCCTGCAACAATACGCAGAAATACCCAAGCAAAAACACGCAGGCGGATTCGAGGGATGTACTTCAAAATCCAGACGCACACTGTTCCTCCGCAAGGTAAAATTAAAGATCCGCAAGGTAAAATTAAAAAATGAAAAAAAGACGAGTTTACATTATTTTAGGAACTATCATCGCGTTGTTCTTTTTGCTGCTGATTTTACGGTCGATAGGCAGCAACGTGTCACTCGGAGAGAAGGTCGCAGTCGTAGACATTACGGGTATTATCTCCCGATCAGATGCCACGATTAAACTCATTCACACCTACCGCGATGATCCGGGTATCAAAGCAATTGTGGTTAGAATCGACTCCCCCGGCGGCAGTGTCGCCCCCGTCCAAGAGATTTACAGCGAATTGCAGAAGATAGAAAAACCGATAGTCGCTTCTATGGGAGGCAGTGCCGCATCTGGCGGTTATTACGTCGCGTGCGCCGCTGACACAATCTTCGCAAACCCCGGCACCTTAACAGGTAGCATCGGCGTTATTATGCAATTCACACAACTAAAAGGTTTGTATGACAAAATCGGTTTAGGGCATCAGGTCATTAAAAGCGGCGACTTTAAAGATACAGGTTCACCTTTCCGTGATTTGACCGAGCAGGAGCGGGCAGTCCTCCAATCCACTGTAGACGATGTTTACAATCAATTTGTGGATACAATCTTCGAGGCTCGCGGGGATTTATTAACGCGCGACGAAATTGTTAAACTCGCAGATGGACGCATTTACTCTGGAAATCAGGCATTAGATTCAAAGTTGCTAGACCAACTCGGCAACCTCCCGGATGCAATTAAAACCGCTGGAGAGTTAGCAGGTATTGAAGGTAAACCCAAGGTTGTTCGTAAGGAGAAAAAAACCTCACTACTTGAACAACTCACCGGTATTCAACAGATACCCCCTTTGAATGAAATGTTCAGTCCTCCCGGTGTCACCTTTCGTTATGAAATGCACCTTGGCAAATAGCTCTCAGCAGGATTAGCCGTCAGCCATCGGCTTTCAGTTTCTGTCAGTAAGTAGATTC from Candidatus Poribacteria bacterium includes the following:
- the sppA gene encoding signal peptide peptidase SppA, which gives rise to MKKRRVYIILGTIIALFFLLLILRSIGSNVSLGEKVAVVDITGIISRSDATIKLIHTYRDDPGIKAIVVRIDSPGGSVAPVQEIYSELQKIEKPIVASMGGSAASGGYYVACAADTIFANPGTLTGSIGVIMQFTQLKGLYDKIGLGHQVIKSGDFKDTGSPFRDLTEQERAVLQSTVDDVYNQFVDTIFEARGDLLTRDEIVKLADGRIYSGNQALDSKLLDQLGNLPDAIKTAGELAGIEGKPKVVRKEKKTSLLEQLTGIQQIPPLNEMFSPPGVTFRYEMHLGK